Part of the Natronogracilivirga saccharolytica genome is shown below.
CGGATTACTGTCCACATCGACCTTGCCAACTTTGAGCTTTCCTTCGTAGTCACCGGCCAGCTCTTCAACTACCGGTCCTACCATGCGGCAGGGTCCGCACCATTCGGCCCAGAAATCCACCAGCACCGGCTGGTCTGATTGCAGTACTTCGCTATTGAAATTGCTGTCTGTTAATTCAACTGGTTTTGACATAATATTTGAGATTTTAATGAGTCGATTTTTCATTGGATATCCGATGGCAATATAACAATACCGTTCAGATTTCCATTCGCGTTGTTGTTATGCAATAATATATATAATTATATTTATAGATGCAAGAGCACTTCAGACGAAATGGCATGATGCTCACGGCTGCCATATGTGCCGCTGACCACCTCTGACCGGCAAGCTTGCCGTCTCTACCCCGCATCCGGACGCTTTTCCAGCCATACGTTATTTTCCCCGATAAGGCGCCGCGCCTCGCTCAGCAGGGTATCGTTTGGGTCAACAACAAATTTGCGGGCTTTCATACGGACCGGCTTCTCCGCGCCGGATTTCACAAACAGCTGAATATTGGTCTGCCCCCGGTTGGCCTCAAAAACTGACGCAAGCTCTTCAAGCGCACCTTCAGCTATGTCAGCGGTATCGAGACTCAGACATAAGCGGATGGAGCCCTGATACTTGTCTCTGAGGTTCTCTATCCGGTCAATATTCCGGGCAATGATTTTCGGCGTTCCGTCCCTGACAGACACATTGCCCTCAACCACAACCAGATTATCCACCTGAATGAGATTCATCGACTTGTCATAGCAATCGGAAAAAATCAGTATCTCGGTACTTCCTTTTTCATCCTCCATGGTCACAAATGCGATGGGACGGCCCTTTTTGTCACGCGTATGGCGGGCAGCGGTGATAATCCCTGCGCATGTCACCGGATCACGTTCCGTCAGGCCGCTCAGCCCCTCTTCTCCCAGATAGTGGGAGCAAAACAGCGACACATCGTCCCGGAACCGGTCCAGCGGATGTCCGCTCAAAAAGAATCCGATCAGCTCCCGCTCCTGCTTGAGTTTCTCCATGTTTGACCATGGCTCCACTTCTCTCAGCTTCGGCTCCGACTCACTTATCTGATGCACGTCATTACCACCGCCAAACAGGCTGGTCTGATTGCGGCTCTTTTCGTCCTGCATCCGCGCCCCGTAACTCAGCGCATCTTCCATGCTTGCCATGAGCTGCGCCCGGTTACCGTGCAGCTCATCAAATGCCCCGGCCGCAACCAGGCTTTCAAGCATCTTGCGGTTGCAGGTCCGCAGATCCACCCGCGAAGTAAAATCGAAAATGCTGGTGAACGGACCGTTTTCCCTTCGCTCTTCTACAAAATGGGCAACGGCTGATGACCCGACCCCTTTGATCGCACTCAGACCATACTGTACCCGTCCCTCCTTCGCAGTAAAAAAGGCCTCACCGGAATTGATGTTGGGACGGTCAACGGGCACTCCGAGATGATAGCACTCCTCAATGAACTGCGACACTTTCTTGATGTCGTTCATGTTGTGGGTCAGTACCGCTGCCATGTACGAGGCCGGATAATTCGCCTTGAAATAGGCCGTGTGATACGCAACAACCGAATATGCCGCCGAGTGTGACTTGTTGAATCCGTAGCCGGCAAAAAAGGCCATCTTTTCGAAAACCTCATCGGCCGTTTTGTCATCCACATCCCGCTCTTTTGCCCCGGCCTTGAACTTCACCTTCATCTCGGCCATCTGGTCGACCTTCTTCTTGCCCATCGCCCGGCGCAGAATATCGGCTTCGCCCAGGGTAAATCCGCCCATCACCTGGGCCACCTTCATGATCTGCTCCTGGTAGACCATGATTCCGAATGTCGGTTTCAGCACATCCTCGAGCATCGGATGCGGATAAACCACCTCTTTGCGGCCATGCTTGCAGTCGATATACTCGGGGATGAACTGCATTGGCCCCGGCCGGTAAAGCGCGTTCATGGCGATGAGATCATCGATGCTGGTCGGTTTGAGTTCCCTGAGATATTTGCGCATTCCGTCGGACTCAAACTGGAATGTTCCGACCGTATCGCCGCGCTGATAGAGCTCAAACGTCTTCTGATCATCCAGGGGGATGTCATCGAGGTGATACTCCTTGCCCCAACTCTCCTTGACCAGATGGATCGCCGTTTTGAGTATGGACAGGGTCTTGAGTCCGAGAAAATCCATCTTCAGCAGTCCGCACATTTCCGAACTCGGCCCGTCGTACTGCGTCACCACATCCTTTTCCCTGGAAAGCGCCACAGGAACGTAGTTGTAGACCGTACCGGGTGCGATGATGACCCCCGCGGCATGAATCCCCGTCTGGCGCGGACACCCCTCCAGTGTCTTGGCAAAACTCATCATCTTCTGGATCTGCATGTCGGGATGTTCAAACAGCTCGCGGATCTCCTCTGCTGTGTCCGGATTGGCTTCCGGATTGACCACCTTGTCAAACGTGTCAAGTCCGGGTCGTTCGGGAAACAATTTGGCTATGCGGTTGACCTCGCCCAGCGGCACCCCCAGCACCCGTCCCACATCGCGGATGGCGGTCTTGGCTTTCATGGTGCCGTATGTCACAATTTGGGCCACATTTTCACGGCCGTATTTTTCGACGACGTAATCGATCAGCGCCTGGCGCCCCGAATCGTCAAAATCAATGTCAATGTCCGGCGGATTCACCCGCTCGGGGTTCAAAAACCGCTCAAAGAGCAGATCATAACGAAGCGGGTCGATGTTGATGATGCCGATACAGTAGGCCACAATGCTCCCGGCCGCCGATCCCCGTCCCGGCCCGACATACACCCCGCGGTTGCGCGCTTCGGTGGTAAACCCCTCAACAATCAGGAAGTATCCGGCAAAACCCATGTCCCGGATAATCTTGAGCTCCTGCTCAATGCGTTCGGTTATCTCACTTGTCAGCTCCCCGTACCGTGCCCGGGCCCCTTCATAGGTAACATGGCGCAGATAGTCATCCATGTCAGCAAACTTTTCGGGCACATTGAAATGCGGCAGCAGCAGCTCGGATTCAAGCTTTATGTCGTCGACTTTGTCAACAATCTCGATGGTGTTCTCCACCGATTCGGGCACATCGCTGAAAAGCTCCTTCATTTCGTCCGGCGTCTTCAGATAAAACTGCGGATTGAGCCGGTTCTGATCGTCTGTGAAGCGGAACCGGTTCGGGTCGTTGATGTCGGCATTGGTCTGAAGCGCCAGCAGGATGTCATGGGCCTCGGAGTCCTGCTTGTCAACATAATGCGAATCGTTGGTAGCGACCATCTTCACCCCGTACTCCTTGCTCCACCGGATGAGCACCTCGTTGCAGACATCCTGGTCGCGCAGGCCGTGACGCTGCAGCTCGATGTAGTAATCCTCGCCGAACAGATCCAGATACCACTCAAACAGACGGCGCGCTTCTGCTTCTCCGCTCTTGAGGATGGTCTGATTGATCTCACTCTGAATACAGCAGGTGGTGGCAATCAACCCGTCGGAATGTTCAGCCAGAGTTTTCCGGTCGATCCTGGGCTTGTAGTAAAATCCGTCTATATAGCCCAGCGAACTGAGACGCGCCAGATTGAAGTAGCCTGTTTTGTTTTTTGCCAGCAGCACCTGATGATACTGCTCCCGTGTCTCACGGTCGGACATGGTCTTCGGCGTGATATAAAATTCACAGCCGATGATCGGTTTGACCCCCTGCTTGTTCGCTTCGTTTACAAAACTGGGTACGCCGAACATGTTGCCGTGATCAGTGATGGCAATGCCCGGCATGCCGTGGTCAGCCGCCTTGCCGATCATCTTGGGAATAGCAGCGGCACCATCGAGCAGACTGAACTGGGAGTGGCAATGAAGATGGGAAAACTGGCACATAATATCTCTGTCTTATCCGGTTTTAAACCGAAAACTATCAATAAAACAGAACATATTCGGCCTTGATTTTTTGGTTTTTTTTTGAATCACAAATCCCTGTGGCTGAGGACCTCTCCGGACGGAAAATGCTCCGACAACATTTGGCGAACAAGGCGGCCGGCCACATCCTCCGAACTCCCGATCCTGCCCTCTTTCCAGGCATCGACGAAGTCCCGCACCATCGGAAAATCTTCTTCGCTGGTATCCCTGATAATTTCCTGCATTCCGGTTTCGATCCGGCCCGGATTGAATGCCATCGCCTCGATGGGGTACCGAACCTTCTGTTGCTCCAGTCCCACCGTGCGGGTAAACATATCGACACCGGCTTTTGTACTGCAGTAGTGGCTCCATCCGTAATAGGGCTTCTGTGCTGCTCCCGATGATATCATCACTACCCGCTTGACCATGCTGTACTCCTGAAACTGTCCGATAAAGGCGTGCGTCAGCAGCAGCGGCGATACAAAATTGAGTTCGAGGTTCTTTCGGTACGTTCTCAGGTCATACTTCCCGGCCGGCCCCATCGGATCAAGCATTCCCGCATTATTCACCAGGGCCAGAAGACCCGTTTTCTCCGGGGATATTCCCGATGCGATCTCCTGCATCAATTCGTCAAAGCCGTCCATATCGGTCAGGTCGCGGACGTAGGTGTGGACCATGGCGCCGCGTGACTCCAGTTCCAGCACCAGTTCGGACATATCGCTGCGGGCAATCAGATACAGCACAGTCTCTCTTTCCGCAAGTGCGAGGGCCAGGTCACGTCCGAACCCTTTTGAGGCACCAGTAATCACAATATGTTTCTGCTTTTTCATGTGTTTATAATTTATGATTCTGACGTCACATGTAGTACCCATGTTGGCTGCAATCATGCTTCTTTGTGACGATAAGTAGCCATGGATATTTCATAGTCAATTCCTGCCAGATGACGGATGTTTTAATGAAAGTTCATTCAGTTCTCAATATGCTCGCGGATAAACCGGTCCCAGGTTTCGGAATAACCGGGCTCTGACTGTATGAACCCGTCGTTGTGGCCGCCCCGCATTTCCAGCCAGGTTTTCGGCTCTCCGGCCAGCTCATAGAGCTTTTTACCATGATGATATGGAATGACATCATCCTGCGGACTGTGAGCGATCATCACCGGCATCGCAATGTCATCCAGGTGATTGCGTACTGGATACCGGATGGTCATTAATGCCCGGGCAGGAATAATCGGATAAAGTTCACCGGCAAGATCAGGTGCCGAAGTAAACGTCGACTCCAGCACGACCGCACCTGCGCTGACATTGCTGCCCAGCCAGGAAGCAATCCCTCCGCCCAGGGAGCGTCCGAACAGGATGATTTCATCGGGCGGAACATTCTGAACTTCCGTAAGAAAACGCCAGGCGGCTTCGGCATCCTTGTAGGTTCCCTTTTCAGACGGACTGCCTTCACTTTTGCCGTATCCCCGGTAGTCAAAAATAAATACATTCAGACCCAGTTCGCGGAATACCGAGATACTTTCCAGCCGGCCCGAAATATTTCCGGCATTTCCATGAAAAAAAAGTACGGTGCCGCGGCCGTTGCTTACCGGAATGTACCAGCCGTGAAGCCGGTAATCGTCATCGGTGTGCAGGTAAACATCCTCGTACTCCCAGCCCCGGTCTGCCGGTGTCATCACAATGCTCCTGGTCGGGAAATAGACAAAAGCCGATTGGAATATGTACATCAGCAGCAGCAACAGCAGATATCCGCCGGCCACAATACCAATAATCCATAAAAATGTTGATCCTGTCACAATACTCCGCTTAGCAGACATAATTTCACATTGCCCATACTCGCTCGGATTTCTGATTCAAAAATAGACAAACATTACATATCTGCAAATGCCACGCACAAATTGGCAGCAGCCGTGTGATTCGTTTAACTGCCTCAATCTGCCTTGTATTCTCTGAGGCAATGGTGGATGGCACCGCCGGAGTGCAGCCGGCTTTGATAGAGCCGGAAGCAGTTTACATCAAAAGTCACCTCAAAACGCGAAGCCTCCCCCTGCAGAAAGTCCTCCAGCACCGGAGCAAGCGGAGGCTTTTCATCCGGACGTTTTTTTTCACTTTGACGAACTCTGCCAAGCGTGATGTGGGGATGGAATGCTCTGTTCTGATAAGGAATGCCTGTCCGGAACAACTCTTCCTGCATGGTGTCATACAAATCCCCCATGACGGGATGATAGCGAACTCCGGCCCACAATACGTATGGAGACGATGGATTCGGAAAACAGCCGGTCCCCGAAAGGGTGATCTCAAACGGCCGGAAGGCAACATGAGTCAGCGCGTGGAGAACCCGGCGGGTCAGTGTCTTGTCCGTCTCGCCGATGAACCTCAGTGTCAGATGTATCTGCGACTCCGGTGTCTGACGGATATCCGGATGCTCCGGTTGGATGGAGGCAAGCTTTTCCCGTACATCATCCGGAATAGCAATGGCCGTAAAGAGACGCATCATAAACCTCAGTCCCGTACTTCAAATGTTTCGTAGCTTACATCAGGATCAACGGGATAGCGATCCACATGATCCACTTTTGCAAGCGGCGGGCCCTTTCGGCAGGCCGCTTCAACCGATCCGACATCCGAGTGCTTGCCCTGAAGCATGACTTCAACCGAACCGTCTTCACGGTTGCGGATCCACCCGGTCACGGACCGCTCATTTGCATGTTGATTGACGTAGTTTCGAAAACCTACGCCCTGAACACGGCCGTAGATATGTAATAAATGGGTTACAATATGACTCATGTCCTGAAAATATTGTAGATTATTCTGTTTTCCTAACAATTCCCGCACCCGGTCAGTTCTTGATGACTGCAGAACGGCAGTGACGGAAATGGAACGGACGACTGGCAATGACAATACATAATAACGCCGTAATATCTTAATACCGGCAAATGCATTCCACCGGATTTTCAGAATAGTGTTACAGGCTTCACCATGTTACTGAATATTTTATACACTTTTGCCGGCATTTTTCTTCTGTACATCGGGGCGGAAGTCCTCGTAAGGGGAAGTGTCGCCCTGTCGTGGAAGTTCAGAGTCACCACCATGCTTACCGGTTTGATTGTGGTGGGATTCGGAACAAGCAGTCCCGAACTCTTCGTCAGTCTTCAGGCGACACTTCAGGGAAGCGGCGAGATTGCAGCCGGCAATATCATCGGGTCGAATATCAGCAACCTGGCGCTGGTCATGGGGCTGGCCGCACTTGTTTTCCCTTTGCACGCCAGCGCACAGCTGCTTATCAGGGAAGTTCCTGTGATGATAGCGGTCTCCGTACTGCTTACCCTGCTCCTGCTGGGCGGTGTCCTGGGCCGCATGGAAGGCATTATTCTTCTTTTCGCTTTGATGATCTACCTTTTTATTACCATCCGGAGCAACCTCAAACCCGCTTTTGCAGAAGAACCCAAAGCTTTTTTCACTAAAAACACTCCGCTTCTGATCGTTGTTACACTCGCCGGACTTGCCGTACTGATCACCGGCGCCAGTCTGATGGTTTCGGGTGCATCCGGCATTGCACGCGACCTGGATATCGGTGAAGGCATTATCGGCCTGACAGTGGTGGCCATCGGGACCAGCCTGCCCGAACTGGCCACCGCCATTGTCGCCGCTGTTCGCAAACAGAGCGACCTTATATTAGGCGCCCTGATCGGTTCGAATATTCTGAATATCCTTTTTGTGCTTGGTGTCACTGCCACGGTCAGGCCCATCGTGCTTGTTGATATCATGGACCTGGACCTGCTGCTGATGACCCTGCTGGCCATCCTGATGGTTCCGGTCATCCGGACCGGCTATGTGGTAAGCCGCCTGGAGGGCGGACTCCTTTTTGCCGGCTATATGGTTTACATTGTCTGGCTGTTTATGCGATAACTGGTCGGGTTAGCAATTACAGGAGTACACCGGCACACTTTCGGTTTACACCTTCACCGGTATCACTGTTACGACTTCTCTGGTGTACCTGCCTTTACTCCTTCACCAGCACCACGCCGGAACCCGGAGGCATTTCCAGAGTGAGCTTCCCGGATGCGGACTGATGCTGGCTGATGCCGGTCTCACCGGCAGATACCTCAAGCTTTTTTAAATACTTTTCCGGATGCTCCGCGGATACCGACACACTGACTGCATCTTCCCCAAATGACGGCCGGCCGGACCTGACTGCTCGGGCAGTCTTCCCGCCGGACAGTTCCATGTTGCGGACGATCACCACTGCCTCCTTTTCACCGCTGCGCCGCCGGAATGCAAAGACGCCGTTCTCATCATCCGCTGACAGTACGGAAAAATCCCCGTACCTGATTGCCTCACTGTCGTTCCGCAGGTGAATCAACCGGCGGTAAAATGCGTGCAGGTCCCGGTCAAATTCCACCGTGTCATACTCTTTCCTCGGGGATCCGTCCGGCAATACCGCCTCGGGTTCATATTTATAGTCGGGCCACAGCATGGGCTTGCGGCAGCAGGGATCGTTGGCGCCCCACATCCCTGCCTCATCACCATAGTAGATCATCGGCGCGCCCGGAAAGGTGAACTGCACCAGCGCCATAAGCCGCTGCACCGTCCGCTCCTGCGCATCCGGCTTGCGGGTATCGAACTTGCCGTTTTCGGCCCGTGACCGGTTGAAGTAGTCCCACCATCGCCTGCCGCCGCCCAGATCACGGTTTACAATGCGCGATGCGAGCCGGTCGGTGTCGTGCGATCCCAGCAAATTCTGCATCACCTCCGGAACCGGCCACGGAAAGCCGGTGAGCAGCTCCTCCAGTTTTCCGCCGAACTCTGTTGCAGTCACCGGACTCTGAGTCCAGACAAAAAACTCATTGCAGGCAAACTGGAAATTGTAATTCATCACCGCGTCAAATTCATCCCCTTTCACATAAGGAAAGGTTTTGTCGATGGTATCAATGACCTCGCCCACCAGATAGGCATCCGGATTGATCGAACGGACATGTTTGCGCCAGGCCTTCCAGAACGGGTGCTTGACACAGAAAGCGACATCCAGACGCCACCCGTCGATGCCGCTGAACGTATCCCCGTTCCCGTAGGGATCCATCCATCGCCGGGTAATCTCGAAAATGTACTCCCGCGGCCCCTCAACGATACCGCGCCGGTCTTCCCGGAGCTCGGGCAGCTCATTGAATCCTTCCCAGGTGCGCACATTGAAACCGGACCGGAAGGGATGTGCCGGCTCACCGCGCCTGCGCTCATCAGCACCCCAGTCCGCACCTTTGTCATCATCCGCCCAGGACTCCACCGCTATCCAGTCACGAAACGGCGAATCCTGCTGCCGGACAAGTACATCCTGATAAACCCAGCTGTTCAGTCCCATGTGATTGAACACACCATCCAGAACAATATACATCCCGCGGCGATGCACCTCTTCAATCAGCATCAGCAGCTGTTCGTCTGCGCTGGTCCACTCCCAGGTTGAGGGATCGTGCGGAGTTTCGCGCGCAATGATCGCCCGGTCGCCGTCCGGATCCGGACCGAAGTTGGGGTCCACATGGTGGTATGTCGCACCATCATATTTATGGGCCGACGGCGCCTCGAAAACGGGATTTAGATAAAGCGCTCCGATACCGAGATCCTGCAGATAATCCAGCTGATCAATAATGCCCTGCAGATCGCCGCCGTACCGGCGCCGCTGCAGATTCAGCCACAAATTCTTGCCGTTTTCCTGTTCGTAGGGCTGCAGGCGGTACCAGTCTGATCCCCAGGGATGACGCTCCAGCGGTGATTTGTGGTCGTGCGGCCAGGCATTTTTCTGGTCGATGGCGCGCGGGGTGTTGTTCGGGTCGCCGTTGCGGAAACGCTCGGGCATGATCTGGTACCATACGATGCCCCGGGCCCAGCCGGGCACATCGATTTCAAGCTTTCTTTTTGCCATACTATAGAAAAATCAACTGAATGTGTTCTGTTTACTGTCTGCCGCCGGGACTGAATAACTTCTCGGCATAGGCTTCATCATCGTTATTCATCAGCATAGACAACATCCTCATTACTCCTCAGCATTGACAACATCCTCATTACTCCACAGCATAGACAACATCCTCAATACGGAAGTTCCGGACGTGCGAAGTGTCAATGCCGGCTGCGGCCGAATCTACCCTGAATTCCTGAAAAATGACACCCCGAATGGGTTTTTCTTCCAGTCCTCTGGCCAGAACGACTTTTTCGGCATTTCCGGCCGCTGCAATAAATACAAATAGTATCAGACTGACTTTTCGCATATTTTGTTCACTTTGATGTTACAGGGGTGGAATAATTTACGATATTCACAACGAAGTCTCTCAGGAATTTGTCATGCTTGATCACCTTGCCTACAACTGGTTTCTGCTGTTTTACAGTGTTCTGGGCCTGCTCCTTCTCATACAGGGAGTCATCTGGGCGTTAAACCCCGCTCCGTTTTATGACTATCTCAGGCAGGCCGCACGCTTGGAAAAACGTCCGCCCATGCTGCTTAAATCGGCGCGGTATGTTGCCCTCTTCGCAACGGCGTCGCTGGTGTTCGGGTTCCTGCAGCTCTCGGTTATCGACATCGTTTTTTCGATGGGACTTGCCGGACTGGCACTTTCCGTGCTGAGTTATCTTGCCCGATGGGACTACATGCGCCCGATTATTGCGGAACATCCCGAAGCGGTAAAGCGTTTTTTACGTCTCACCGGATATTTTTCAATATCCACGGCACTGGTTCTGGCCCTGCTTGTTTACCGGCTGCTGGTTTTCTGATGACCGACGGACCCTCCGATGAACCTTCAAAAAAGCGGATTTCACGGTTTTTATCTGCCCGATGCGGGCATTGCTCTTGACGGACCGCTTCCGGACGGGGGTGATGCTGTGTTCATCTCCCACGCCCACGCCGATCATGCTCCCCGCAACCGCGGTGCCGAAGTGTACGCTTCCCCCGCCACCGCCGCCCTCATCCGCGCACGCGGCCACAAGGGACCGGTAAACGAGGTTCCTTTCGGCGAGACCGTATCTTTTCCCCGCGCCGATGTCACACTTTATCCGGCCGGACACATCCTCGGGTCCGCCATGATTTACATCGTCTCGGACTCCGGATCGATGCTCTACACCGGCGACTGCCGGACACCCCCGTCCCCGACTTCTGAAGGATTTGAGCTTCCGGATGCGCCCGTTGACCACCTGGTCATCGAAGCTACTTTCGGCCTGCCCATCTACAAATGGGCTCCTCATGAACAGCTGTTTGCTCAGATACGCGATTTTGCCCGCAATGCGCTGAATGACGGGGCAACTCCGGTGCTGCTTTGCTATAACCTGGGGAAAGCACAGGAGGTGATGCATGCCCTTGCAGGCGCCTGTCCCGAAATGGCGGTTCAGATACACGGAGCGGGAGCGCCGCTGTGCCGCGTATACGAATCGTTCGGGATCAATCTGGGCCGATGGGAGCCCTATGACAAATCATCGGTGCCCGGAAAGGCGCTGATCACACCCGCATCCACCGCCGACACTGCGATGGTTCAGAATATCCGCAACGCCCGCATCGCCTATGTCTCCGGATGGGCATCGCTCGAAGCGCGCGCCTCCCAGCTTCTGGCCGATGCGCTGATTCCGCTTTCCGATCACCTCGACTTTTTCGAACTCCTCGATACCTGCCGGAAATGCAATCCCGGACATGTTTATCTGACCCACAGTCCCAATCCGGATGTTGCCCTCCATTTCCTGGAACAGGAAGGGTTTTCGTGCAGCAGCCTTGATCTGGAGATGATCGATGACGGATAGCGGCCGGACATATCACGGGCACAAACCGGCTTCGGAGCCGTGCGGTAACGGTCCACGCTCCCGGGACAACAGCTTTGAGCGGTTTTGCCGGGTTCTCTTGGAAATCATGCGGACCCGTTCCGGCCGCAGGAAAATTGCGCTGTTTTCAGACTACCTCTCCTCCCTTGGCGATGAAGACGATATCGATCGTGCCGTTCGGTTTGTCGGTGAAGGTGCCTTTTCCACCATTTCGGGCAGACGGGCCTCCGTCGGACACCGCACCGTTGCCCTCACGGCTGCGTCATTTTGTGATGTTGATTACGACAAGGTGTTCCGCCCCTGCCGTACCGCCACCGGCAGCGCCTCGGAAACCATTGAAAAGCTTATGGCCAACCTGCCCGCAGCCATCGAAAAGCGGCAGCCGGCGGGCATCACCCTGGCCGAACTTGAGCAGATTTTCGGGTCACTCGCCGGAGCCGGCCGCCGGGAGGAAAAACAGCGGCTGCTGACCGATGCCTGGAAACGCATGTCACCTCCGGAAATCCGGTTCATGATCAGGATCATGAGTCAGGGGTCGCTGCGGATCGGCTTTGAGCTTCGAAGCATTTTGTCCGCCATCGCCCGGGCCTGCGGGACGGATGCCGATGAAGTCCGGCGGGTGCATATGCTTTCCGGGAGTATCGGACACGCAGCACTGCTTGCCTTCCGGAACGATCTTTCAAGTGCGTCTTTCCAAATGTATCAGCCGGTAGCTTTCATGCTGGCTTCTCCGCTGGAAAGCCGGTCACTGTCCAAACCCGAAGATTACGTTGCCGAAGAAAAATTCGACGGGATGCGCGCCCAGGCACACATCGGGCCGGATAAGGCAATGCTGTTTTCAAGGGACCTGAATG
Proteins encoded:
- the dnaE gene encoding DNA polymerase III subunit alpha, producing MCQFSHLHCHSQFSLLDGAAAIPKMIGKAADHGMPGIAITDHGNMFGVPSFVNEANKQGVKPIIGCEFYITPKTMSDRETREQYHQVLLAKNKTGYFNLARLSSLGYIDGFYYKPRIDRKTLAEHSDGLIATTCCIQSEINQTILKSGEAEARRLFEWYLDLFGEDYYIELQRHGLRDQDVCNEVLIRWSKEYGVKMVATNDSHYVDKQDSEAHDILLALQTNADINDPNRFRFTDDQNRLNPQFYLKTPDEMKELFSDVPESVENTIEIVDKVDDIKLESELLLPHFNVPEKFADMDDYLRHVTYEGARARYGELTSEITERIEQELKIIRDMGFAGYFLIVEGFTTEARNRGVYVGPGRGSAAGSIVAYCIGIINIDPLRYDLLFERFLNPERVNPPDIDIDFDDSGRQALIDYVVEKYGRENVAQIVTYGTMKAKTAIRDVGRVLGVPLGEVNRIAKLFPERPGLDTFDKVVNPEANPDTAEEIRELFEHPDMQIQKMMSFAKTLEGCPRQTGIHAAGVIIAPGTVYNYVPVALSREKDVVTQYDGPSSEMCGLLKMDFLGLKTLSILKTAIHLVKESWGKEYHLDDIPLDDQKTFELYQRGDTVGTFQFESDGMRKYLRELKPTSIDDLIAMNALYRPGPMQFIPEYIDCKHGRKEVVYPHPMLEDVLKPTFGIMVYQEQIMKVAQVMGGFTLGEADILRRAMGKKKVDQMAEMKVKFKAGAKERDVDDKTADEVFEKMAFFAGYGFNKSHSAAYSVVAYHTAYFKANYPASYMAAVLTHNMNDIKKVSQFIEECYHLGVPVDRPNINSGEAFFTAKEGRVQYGLSAIKGVGSSAVAHFVEERRENGPFTSIFDFTSRVDLRTCNRKMLESLVAAGAFDELHGNRAQLMASMEDALSYGARMQDEKSRNQTSLFGGGNDVHQISESEPKLREVEPWSNMEKLKQERELIGFFLSGHPLDRFRDDVSLFCSHYLGEEGLSGLTERDPVTCAGIITAARHTRDKKGRPIAFVTMEDEKGSTEILIFSDCYDKSMNLIQVDNLVVVEGNVSVRDGTPKIIARNIDRIENLRDKYQGSIRLCLSLDTADIAEGALEELASVFEANRGQTNIQLFVKSGAEKPVRMKARKFVVDPNDTLLSEARRLIGENNVWLEKRPDAG
- a CDS encoding alpha/beta hydrolase is translated as MTGSTFLWIIGIVAGGYLLLLLLMYIFQSAFVYFPTRSIVMTPADRGWEYEDVYLHTDDDYRLHGWYIPVSNGRGTVLFFHGNAGNISGRLESISVFRELGLNVFIFDYRGYGKSEGSPSEKGTYKDAEAAWRFLTEVQNVPPDEIILFGRSLGGGIASWLGSNVSAGAVVLESTFTSAPDLAGELYPIIPARALMTIRYPVRNHLDDIAMPVMIAHSPQDDVIPYHHGKKLYELAGEPKTWLEMRGGHNDGFIQSEPGYSETWDRFIREHIEN
- a CDS encoding acylphosphatase gives rise to the protein MSHIVTHLLHIYGRVQGVGFRNYVNQHANERSVTGWIRNREDGSVEVMLQGKHSDVGSVEAACRKGPPLAKVDHVDRYPVDPDVSYETFEVRD
- a CDS encoding glycoside hydrolase family 13 protein; amino-acid sequence: MAKRKLEIDVPGWARGIVWYQIMPERFRNGDPNNTPRAIDQKNAWPHDHKSPLERHPWGSDWYRLQPYEQENGKNLWLNLQRRRYGGDLQGIIDQLDYLQDLGIGALYLNPVFEAPSAHKYDGATYHHVDPNFGPDPDGDRAIIARETPHDPSTWEWTSADEQLLMLIEEVHRRGMYIVLDGVFNHMGLNSWVYQDVLVRQQDSPFRDWIAVESWADDDKGADWGADERRRGEPAHPFRSGFNVRTWEGFNELPELREDRRGIVEGPREYIFEITRRWMDPYGNGDTFSGIDGWRLDVAFCVKHPFWKAWRKHVRSINPDAYLVGEVIDTIDKTFPYVKGDEFDAVMNYNFQFACNEFFVWTQSPVTATEFGGKLEELLTGFPWPVPEVMQNLLGSHDTDRLASRIVNRDLGGGRRWWDYFNRSRAENGKFDTRKPDAQERTVQRLMALVQFTFPGAPMIYYGDEAGMWGANDPCCRKPMLWPDYKYEPEAVLPDGSPRKEYDTVEFDRDLHAFYRRLIHLRNDSEAIRYGDFSVLSADDENGVFAFRRRSGEKEAVVIVRNMELSGGKTARAVRSGRPSFGEDAVSVSVSAEHPEKYLKKLEVSAGETGISQHQSASGKLTLEMPPGSGVVLVKE
- the thpR gene encoding RNA 2',3'-cyclic phosphodiesterase, coding for MMRLFTAIAIPDDVREKLASIQPEHPDIRQTPESQIHLTLRFIGETDKTLTRRVLHALTHVAFRPFEITLSGTGCFPNPSSPYVLWAGVRYHPVMGDLYDTMQEELFRTGIPYQNRAFHPHITLGRVRQSEKKRPDEKPPLAPVLEDFLQGEASRFEVTFDVNCFRLYQSRLHSGGAIHHCLREYKAD
- the trxA gene encoding thioredoxin, which translates into the protein MSKPVELTDSNFNSEVLQSDQPVLVDFWAEWCGPCRMVGPVVEELAGDYEGKLKVGKVDVDSNPQVSMQYGIRSIPSLLIFKNGEVVDQIVGAVPKAQLQKHVDKQL
- a CDS encoding SDR family NAD(P)-dependent oxidoreductase is translated as MKKQKHIVITGASKGFGRDLALALAERETVLYLIARSDMSELVLELESRGAMVHTYVRDLTDMDGFDELMQEIASGISPEKTGLLALVNNAGMLDPMGPAGKYDLRTYRKNLELNFVSPLLLTHAFIGQFQEYSMVKRVVMISSGAAQKPYYGWSHYCSTKAGVDMFTRTVGLEQQKVRYPIEAMAFNPGRIETGMQEIIRDTSEEDFPMVRDFVDAWKEGRIGSSEDVAGRLVRQMLSEHFPSGEVLSHRDL
- a CDS encoding calcium/sodium antiporter; protein product: MLLNILYTFAGIFLLYIGAEVLVRGSVALSWKFRVTTMLTGLIVVGFGTSSPELFVSLQATLQGSGEIAAGNIIGSNISNLALVMGLAALVFPLHASAQLLIREVPVMIAVSVLLTLLLLGGVLGRMEGIILLFALMIYLFITIRSNLKPAFAEEPKAFFTKNTPLLIVVTLAGLAVLITGASLMVSGASGIARDLDIGEGIIGLTVVAIGTSLPELATAIVAAVRKQSDLILGALIGSNILNILFVLGVTATVRPIVLVDIMDLDLLLMTLLAILMVPVIRTGYVVSRLEGGLLFAGYMVYIVWLFMR